AGAATACTCCTAAGCCAGTAAAAACAAGTATCAAGACTAGTAAAGTGATGCCAATAACTTTAGGAAACTTTCCCTTTTTTTGAGTAACTTTCTTTCCACCTGACCGTCTATACGTTTCTTTTTCCATAACTCTCTCCTCGTATAATATATTTTATGGGTATTTTTCACCCCAATTTTCTAACAATTGTTATCGTTTTACTTGACTATTGTGACGTTTCCCAGAATAATTATTCTTAGGAATGGACTCAAAAGGAATATGCTAACTCTCCTTGTTGCTTCGTCTTCTTCATAAGTCTGCGACCCGAGCTGTATCAAATCTTCCAACTCACTAGCTGTTTCCACCGTGATTACTCTGCTCTTAGTAGCGAGCAGGCGGTAAGTAATCGCTGTGATGGGTATTCTAATAAGCGAGGATGAAGGGATACAGAGTTCTGGGGAATCTCTCAGTAGTCAAGTATAGTTTCCTAATCAAATGAAAGGAGGTCCTTCCAAATGAAATGTTTTGTCGGTTTAGACGTCAGCTCTACCAAACTCGATGTGTGCATCATGTCAAATGACACGGAACTTGGAGTCTTGTACGCTGCTTCACTTACCAATGATATGATTGGTGCTTCTGAAATCAAAGAACAAGTACTCTCACTTAACGAAAAGTATGAATTTAATAGAGTCGTCATTGGCATGGAAGCCACATCCCTCTACAGTTTTCATCCTGCAATGTTCTTCCACGAAGACTCGGAGTTAAAGCAGCTCGGAGTCGAGGTCATGGTGGAACAACCAGCCAAAATAAAGAAATATCGTGAGGCATTCGAAGAAAACAAGAATGATACCCTTGATGCTTTCTACATCGCGGATTACTTCCGCATTGAACGCTTTACAAGATCTTATCTTAAAGAAGAAAAGTATCTGGCACTACAACATCTCACAAGAACTCGACTTCAGCTCGTGGAACAATTAGTACGTACAAAACAACACTTCATTGAAAACATCTACTACAAGTGCAATACGCTCTCTGCGGAATTAAAGAATGAAGAATTGAGTACCTCTGTTTGGTCTGCCACAATTATGACACTCATGACCGAAGATTACACGCTAGATGAACTCGCAAATACTCCTCTTGAAGATTTCACGGAACTCATCCAGAAACTCGGGCGAGGTCGCTTCAAAGCTCCTGAGAAACTTGCAAAAGCAATAAAAGCTGCCATAAAAGGAAGTTACCGCTTATCACTCGTCCAACAAGATTCTGTCAATATTGTACTCAGTCTCCTTGCTCGCGAAATACGGAGTTTAGAGAAGATGATTAAAGAAATTGATCGAGCCATTGAAGACATGGTAGAAATTATCCCTGAATACCAATGTTTGACCAGTGTACCTGGTATTGGAAAGGTATTCGCTGCAGGAATTATCGCTGAAATAGGACAGATTGAACGCTTTAAAGACCATCCTCAAGTCGCTAAATATGCTGGCTTGAATTGGAAAGAA
This window of the Lactococcus garvieae subsp. garvieae genome carries:
- a CDS encoding IS110 family transposase, which encodes MKCFVGLDVSSTKLDVCIMSNDTELGVLYAASLTNDMIGASEIKEQVLSLNEKYEFNRVVIGMEATSLYSFHPAMFFHEDSELKQLGVEVMVEQPAKIKKYREAFEENKNDTLDAFYIADYFRIERFTRSYLKEEKYLALQHLTRTRLQLVEQLVRTKQHFIENIYYKCNTLSAELKNEELSTSVWSATIMTLMTEDYTLDELANTPLEDFTELIQKLGRGRFKAPEKLAKAIKAAIKGSYRLSLVQQDSVNIVLSLLAREIRSLEKMIKEIDRAIEDMVEIIPEYQCLTSVPGIGKVFAAGIIAEIGQIERFKDHPQVAKYAGLNWKETQSGNTSSQNTSLAKRGNRYLRYYLVEAANSVRRHNVEYAEFYKKKKDEVPKHKHKRAVVLTARKLVRLVDVLLRNHQLYTPPRRFMEDN